A window of Dermacentor andersoni chromosome 4, qqDerAnde1_hic_scaffold, whole genome shotgun sequence genomic DNA:
TACGGCCGTTCATtcaaggctgtcagcgatcatgATTCTCTTTCTTTGCTGACTAACTtgaaagacccatctggccgtcTGGCGCGCTGGAGTCGTAGGTTTCAGAAATTCCACATCACCATAATTTACAAATCAGGGAAGAAGCATACCGTTGCCGTCTGCCTCTCACGGTCACTCGTCGAGCCCGCAGGTACCGAAGACGCAGACGCGGACGCTGCATTGTTGGGCATCGTTGACGCCGTCACTATTTCACAGGAGGAGCGCCACGACCCAGAGCTGCTCCCGCTTATTAATTTCCTGGAAGGCCGAAGAAAAGACGTTCCGCGAATCTATGCCAGGGGCCTGCCGTCGTTTTGTCTGCGGAACGATGTTCTCTATAAGAAATTTTCTGCCAGCGGCAACGCGTACCTGCTTGTCGTAGCGGCATCACTCTAAAAAGAAGTACTAAAAGCATGGCACGATGAAACCACCGCAGGTCGTCTAGGCTGCACTATAACATTGTCCCGACTCCGGCACAAGTACTACTGGCCAACACTACCCGCTGCTGTAAAACATCACGTACAAACATGTGCCAACTGCCAAAGACTCAAAGTACCTCCCGGCAAGCCTGCAGGTCTCTTACGTCCAGTCGAGGTACCAAGCCAGCCATTCGTCCAAGTTGGAATGTACGAGGGGCGTTCAATAAAGATTTCCCCTGACCTACTCTCTGTGGACTGAGAGCAACGAAACTTTGCACTGCAGATTTATTAGTCCTTCTCTACATAGGTGCCACCCAGGGATACACATTTCTCCCATCTTTTTATGCAACTGTAAACACCTCGTTTGTAGAAGTCGACAGGTTGCTCCAAAAGCGATTTTGTGACTTCAGAAATGAGAGTCTCATCATCTGGAAAATGCTTGCCCTTCAAATATGACTTCATTGTTGGAAAGAAGTGGAAGTCCGATGGTGCGAGGTCGGGTGAATAAGGGGGATGCGGTAGAATTTCAAAGCCCCAGACGCGTGCCTCCATCTGGGCAACACGTGAGTTGTGAACGGGGGAATTGTCTTGCAGAAAAGGCGGACACCTTTGGTGAGCATGCCACATCTCTTGCTTTTGATGGCCTCCCGCAATTTCCGCATTAGTGAAGCATAGTATGCCCCAGTAATCGCGGCACCTTTTGCTAGGAAATCCATCAAGACTACTCCTTGTTGGTCTCAAAAGACTGTGAGCATGACCTTGCCCGCCGAGGGCTGGGCGCGTGCCTTCTTTGGAGGCGGTGAATCCAAGTGCTTCCATTGCATCGACTGGACTTTAGTCTCCGGATCATAGTGATGGACCCAGCTTTCATCCTGCGTAGTCTGTCTGTTGAAAAAATCCTCCTGGTTTTCATGGCACATGGTCAAAAGAGCCTTGGAGCATTCGACTCTTTCGGGCTTTTGGAAAGGTGTGAGCAGGCGGGGTACCGAGCGAGCGGATACCTTACGCATATAAAGATGGTCCTGAATGATTTTTTTCACTGACCCCACAATAATTTTGACATTTTGGGCTAGGTCTTGAACGATTACGCGGCGATTTTTTAAAATGGCGGCCTCCACTTGCTGGATGGTGTGCTATCGGAGCCGTTTCCACCGAAGTCCGACCACAATTGAATTGACGATGCCAGTTCTTCACTACATCATATGATAGGGAATCTTCCAAATAAACCTCTTTTTTCTCATCGAACGTCTCCCTTGGAGTGCGGCCTTTCAAGTACCGGAACTTGATGACTGCTCTGTATTCCACTGCATACACTGTCACACCTCACACCACTTCAACACCTGTAAAAGAAAGACCGTTATTAGTTCAGAGTTTCACATTAGCACGTGACCTATAGTGACTTATGTCATTACACATGCGCAGTTTCAGCATCCTGTAATAATTGGAAGTGAGTCAGGGGAAATCCTTATTGAACGTCAGTCATATTGACTGGGCTCATTTTTAATTCTACACCCGGCAACAGATGGATCACTGTTGCCACCGATTACCTGACGCGTTACGTGGAGACGAAAGCTACACAGCGGGGCACAGGAGGCGAAGCAGTTCCTTTTTTCATCGAAAACATCGTCTTTAGGCACGGCGCCCCAGAAGTAGTCATCGCAGACAGGGGAACTGCCTTCACTGCCAAACTCCTTGACTTGGCTCTCAGACTCAGTGGTACAAGCCACCGGAAAACAAGTGCATAACATCCCCAGAGCGACGGTCTAACTGAGGCTCTTAATGAGACCCTCGCAGCCATGCTATGCATGTACGTCAACGTGGAACATAAGAAATGGGATGAAATTTTGGCTtatgtaacctttgcttacaataccgctcgACAAGAAACTATTCAAAGGACAGTGTTCAGCTTAGTCCACGGGCGCCAAGCCACGACGATATtggatgccatgctgccgcacgagttTGACGACATACCTATCGACATTGAAGAATTTGctcagcgtgccgaagaagccagaCAGCTCGCCCGTGTGCGTATCTGCCTTCAGCAAGACCAAAATGCAAAACAATACTATCTTTGACACAGGTCCGTTTTATACACTCCCGGGGACAAACTACGGGTCTGGATACCCATACGCCATCGTGGACTTTCCGAAAAACTGCTAAGACGGTAGTTTGGATCGTACAGAGTGGCCCACCACCTGAGAGACGTGAACTACGAGGTCGTTCCTGACAATGACAATAGCTCCAGTCGCCGCAAGCACTTACCCGAAGTGGTGCATGTGGTACGGATGAAGCAGTACCTGTCGAACTAActtttgtgtgtttctttttctgttttcaggtgttgttactctgtgccCTTGTAGACCGCCGTCATAAGCTTGAGTTGCGCGTATGCGTGACCGCTTCTATCAaggcgcagtgaagaagaagaagtcgcGTTTGCGCTCAGTATTAAAAAGGCGAACTGCCGCTGTGCCTCCTGAATAGTGCTACACGACCCTGTTTTTGACGCTGTGACAAAGTGTTGTAATTGTGTTAAAACCTTTGTCGCACTTCGGTGTGATCCTGCTACGTGCCCGGAAACACGTGGTAGAATATCTGTACCTCCGAAAATGTGTGTCTGTACTCATTTAAGTTAAAACATGCGAAgcaggcgaaaaataattttctgcgGTATTAGTTGCCGACAGCATCATCATATCCTGGAGCACACTATGGCAGAGGGGGGGTGGGCAGTTATCAAACCACAACATCTAGCTGGTAGACGGGCCTACACATTCCCCATATTGAATCCACCAATAAGAAGGAAACCAATAAAATCAGCGAAACGGCGATGAATTGAAATAAGTGCAATGTACCAGAAACGGTATGGATATCGGAGTGCcgttctgccaactttctttagCTGAATGGTAAAATGTGTTAATGAAAATCGCATAACACTGCATATGAACCAAGATATTGGCCCAGGGACCAAGATATTGTTACAGTAGAAGGATATAaattttcttgtgtgttttgAGGGTATCGATGTGGATTTACTTTAACGTGGTTCTTCACAATTCTTTGGCAGGATATCATGTATATTCCATATCGgaatcagggcccgtattcacgtaATTTCGCATCACTAGAATTGTCCGTAAGAGTGAACTCAAGACAATCCTGATGATCGGCATGCTATTAGCAACGACGGCAGCCTTGAACAATACCAAACAACTACTAGtgaaaatctttgtgaattcggcttcaGGCTTTTTTCAGCTTCAGGCTTTTTCAGTGAATTCGGCTTCAGGCTCGAACGTCTGATCCCAACCTTATTATGAACCTCATCAAATCCAATGGCATTAACATAAATAAAGGGGTTACCAAACGAAATGAGCGTAGTCAAGAATGGGTAAGATAATAGGTCGCGTGTGCTGTAAGATTTGCATTTTTCGAAGAATCGCGAAGGGAGCACTTCAAGCAATGCATTTAAGACGTTGCTTCGTTATAGTTCGTTTATTTACACACACAGAGTGTATCTGTGTCATGCTTTGGCTCTGTAGTGGCTTTCGTCTACGGCAGTGTGTTTAAAGTGTTTGTTCAAAAAGCGCAGCGACTCTTGTTTGTCCGCAGTTGACGTCGGGTATTCAATATCTTGCTTGCAGTTGTAGCGAGACACGAAGGGCAGCGACAGGTGTTCGTCTTCTACTTTGCGCGCGAAGTAAATCCAGGCTTTTCGTATTTCGCCGCCCTCTGTCGAAGACAAACCCCCGGAGTGCAACTTCGCTTCGGCGTCAGGGACAGACGAGTTGAGCCGCGAAGACAGCAACGCGACGTCTTGCTGCGTCCTGACGTAGACGTCGGGATGCGACTCGAGGCCGTCGAGGGACTCCAGCATCTGGTCGTCCACTAGGTACATTTCACCGGACACCTCCTGAATGAATCGGAATTAAAAGCAGCTTTATTTTTCATTCATTATTgtagacaaacaaagaagcaatatACGCAAAAGCAATGTACGGCTAAGAAACCGTCCACTAGTAAATCAGTGATTTAATTGTGGAATACACTGCATCTTATCATTAAAGTTCAAGAAGAAGGCCGATTTTATCGTGGAGTAAATCATTTTCTGTTAAGTGCCCCGATATTAAATTAAAAATCTTACGCACCCCATTTTTTACTGCATGTACTATTAATCAATGTATGCGTCTAATTTCATACTTATCTGGATTTCATTTGTGTGTGCAATGGGGCTCCTGCGTGGGTGTTATTGTTGAACATGTTCTAGTTTTATTTGTTTCATAATTTTTCTTTGCGATCTTTGTGCATTGAAGTTACTCATTGTGCAGAATATGTTCTTTCTCTTTCTAGGCATtctgtacttttttcttttgctaagCATCTGCTAGTTTGTTGCTCTAATGGTGCTGCTTGAAAACATTAGTACTGTATTGTTTACAGTGCAAAGTTGGCCCCAATTCAGTCTATGACTCTGGGATCTCCGCGTGTAGTGTAGTTCCCAATATGTAATAACAACATGTTACAACAAAACATATTGATCTGATTCTGAAAACGTGTAGGTTCCAAAGCTCAAGGCTTTGAGGACACCTCGCGTGCGTCAAGCAAAATGATACTTGAAGGCTCATTAACATTCCGGCCACTGCACGAACAGAGTGCGGAGCCCGTGCCTTATTCCATCTCCAGATCGGCGGGCATTGTCTTGCCACGCAAATGCGCCTAGCGCACTCAGGTACCTTAAACGCACACAAAACATTGTTCGAGGGCCAATGCTGGACAGTGTGCGAAGTGAGAAGCTCGAATTTAACATCGTGCGAACGCTGATTACAATatcaaaagaaaaggaaaaaagtcTGAAGGCGTATTCACAAAGATTTTCGCTAGTAGTTGTTTGGTATTGTTCAAGGCTGCCGTCGTCGCTAATAGCATATCGAGCATCAGGATTGTATTGAGTTCACTCTTACGGACAATTATAGTGTACGAATTtatgtgaatacgggccctgattcTAATGTGGAATACATATGA
This region includes:
- the LOC126537446 gene encoding gamma-glutamylaminecyclotransferase C-like; translated protein: MAAEIGGDKAMHPVFTYGTLKCGQPNHHILMNPNNGRATLIGTARTLKKWPLVLVSSYEIPCLLPREGMGHRFIQEVSGEMYLVDDQMLESLDGLESHPDVYVRTQQDVALLSSRLNSSVPDAEAKLHSGGLSSTEGGEIRKAWIYFARKVEDEHLSLPFVSRYNCKQDIEYPTSTADKQESLRFLNKHFKHTAVDESHYRAKA